From the genome of Haloferax mediterranei ATCC 33500, one region includes:
- a CDS encoding ferritin family protein — MPAEERERAERYFRYAVERHWSPYEIDLAADREMAIELSRSAFTQLRATVAMFGAGEENVTEDLVPLAASVTEESDQRFVASHIYEEAKHAAFFDRYWTEVIRPAEDARGTNPTAPTADRWFTDAYEELFSRTETAMNRLLDADTPTNRAKAYCHYHLTIEGVLGQTGFHAMDATFSPETDGPSLPGLVEGITHVRQDEGRHVGYGMDRLAELLQRTTVERSLAEETVATLADPVDAVVEKMGWKRLPGPDSDDLVAFAAQKRRDRLEQLPDRSTPGQEVESR; from the coding sequence ATGCCAGCTGAGGAGCGGGAACGGGCAGAGCGATATTTCAGGTACGCCGTCGAGCGTCACTGGAGTCCATACGAAATCGACCTGGCTGCCGACCGGGAGATGGCTATCGAACTCAGTCGGAGTGCATTTACACAGTTGCGCGCGACCGTCGCGATGTTCGGTGCGGGCGAAGAGAACGTAACCGAGGACCTGGTCCCGCTGGCCGCATCAGTGACTGAGGAAAGCGACCAGCGATTCGTTGCGAGTCACATCTACGAGGAGGCCAAGCACGCCGCCTTTTTCGACCGCTACTGGACCGAAGTAATTAGACCGGCCGAGGATGCCAGAGGGACGAATCCGACCGCACCGACAGCAGACCGGTGGTTCACCGACGCCTACGAGGAGCTATTCAGTCGGACGGAAACAGCAATGAACCGGCTGCTAGATGCCGATACGCCCACGAACCGCGCCAAGGCGTACTGTCACTATCACCTGACCATTGAGGGCGTTCTGGGACAGACGGGCTTCCACGCCATGGACGCAACCTTCAGCCCGGAGACCGATGGGCCGTCGCTTCCGGGGCTCGTGGAAGGAATAACTCACGTGCGACAGGACGAGGGCCGACACGTGGGGTATGGGATGGACCGACTCGCCGAGCTTCTGCAACGGACAACAGTCGAGCGCTCGCTTGCGGAGGAGACCGTCGCTACGCTTGCAGACCCAGTTGACGCTGTCGTCGAGAAGATGGGCTGGAAACGCCTTCCCGGTCCCGACAGCGACGACCTCGTCGCATTCGCCGCCCAGAAGCGCCGCGACCGACTGGAACAACTGCCCGATAGAAGTACCCCCGGACAGGAGGTCGAAAGCCGATGA
- a CDS encoding thiamine-binding protein — MTVTAMLSVAPLDDPDVDFEAEIAKAIDALEDFDVKYETHPMETTIEADDLSAVFAAAQAATEALDATRTLTNLKIDHFREQSLDVEEKVDMVETHLGREARGGD; from the coding sequence ATGACCGTCACCGCAATGTTGAGTGTGGCTCCCCTTGATGACCCCGACGTCGACTTCGAGGCCGAGATCGCAAAGGCGATCGACGCTCTGGAGGACTTCGACGTCAAGTACGAAACCCATCCGATGGAAACCACGATTGAGGCTGACGATTTGAGTGCGGTCTTCGCCGCGGCGCAGGCGGCGACGGAGGCGCTCGACGCAACGCGCACGCTCACCAACCTCAAGATTGACCACTTCCGCGAGCAGTCGCTCGACGTCGAGGAGAAAGTCGACATGGTCGAAACGCACCTCGGCCGAGAGGCACGCGGCGGCGACTGA
- a CDS encoding GAF domain-containing protein produces the protein MSGAQDYLPKDDLNSTQLLRSLQYAIERKKREEELTALNRINALIRDINKALLTATTRAEIEQAACERFVATDPYKFAIVGEFSSDFEQFTERHWESVDNHDLEDVMESEGQLLGQQPAAEAIETHEVQVIENITEELLSESEEEETAEPKFESVAAIPLVFEMSVAAIPLEFGTVHGVLVVYTDRSHAFDEQEREVLGELGQTIGYAMTALKGQIGGAEPRADSPRDSVDDTREEESDNFHPGFY, from the coding sequence ATGTCTGGTGCACAAGACTACCTCCCGAAAGACGACCTCAACAGCACCCAACTGCTTCGGTCGCTACAATATGCAATCGAACGGAAAAAGCGCGAGGAGGAACTTACGGCGTTAAACCGAATTAATGCGCTTATTCGAGATATTAACAAGGCACTCCTCACGGCGACGACCCGCGCCGAAATCGAACAAGCCGCCTGTGAACGGTTCGTCGCGACCGATCCGTATAAATTCGCCATAGTCGGTGAGTTCTCGTCCGACTTCGAGCAGTTCACAGAGAGACACTGGGAAAGTGTCGACAATCACGACCTCGAGGATGTGATGGAGTCCGAAGGCCAACTACTCGGACAGCAACCAGCTGCGGAAGCCATCGAGACGCACGAAGTACAGGTCATCGAAAACATCACTGAAGAACTACTATCTGAATCGGAAGAGGAGGAAACGGCCGAACCCAAATTCGAGTCCGTCGCTGCCATCCCGCTCGTGTTCGAAATGTCCGTCGCCGCCATCCCGCTTGAGTTCGGAACCGTTCATGGTGTGCTCGTCGTCTACACCGACCGTTCACACGCATTCGACGAGCAAGAACGCGAAGTGCTCGGAGAACTTGGCCAGACCATCGGATACGCCATGACCGCCCTCAAAGGACAGATAGGGGGAGCGGAACCGCGCGCCGATTCACCGCGCGACTCGGTGGATGACACACGTGAAGAAGAATCGGACAATTTCCATCCTGGATTTTACTGA
- the phaC gene encoding class III poly(R)-hydroxyalkanoic acid synthase subunit PhaC, which produces MTDDGRSRVKTPLEVFLSVQQAVLETATDGIRKAAVIPNGLKGTASTKVGQTPSEVVYTENKLELLRYEPLTEHQHPVPVLIVYALINRPYILDLQSDRSIVRRLLEAGHDVYLIDWHEPSRLDRYLGLQDYVNRYIDNCVDEVRERSGRDAINVFGYCMGGTMSTIYAALHPEKVNALAVMATGLCFEDTGGVLELWGDEKYYDPRVVTDTYGNVPSEFLAAGFDLMDPVSNNVTKYVHLYDHLENEDFVKNFARMERWLTDGVDMAGKVYAEFIEDIYQNNLLYENELTIGGEHVDSTNIDMPLLQILGERDHLVLPEASKPFNDVVASDDVTTIEYPSGHVGLAMSNGVHRDVWPEVAEWFLEQSEHPMLADIIGQGVEKALGIDVETDVTVGDVDEIEIGIGDENSEIARAVVRRDATAIETFLEDVLDIEVGLDSGPTGIAVKVKTDEGIKTTVFEDIGEAIRTEVEEAVEHVDVAASYELEDVEGIGPTYAERLRSAGIDSVSELAISESAHIAEVAKTSEKLAGGWIGRAQKLVGAEESVNVGRKNPTGVDRQQGTEDD; this is translated from the coding sequence ATGACAGATGATGGGCGTTCGAGGGTCAAAACACCCCTCGAAGTTTTTCTCTCAGTCCAGCAGGCGGTGCTCGAGACGGCCACTGATGGAATCCGAAAGGCGGCCGTCATCCCAAATGGTCTCAAGGGCACCGCGTCCACCAAGGTCGGACAGACACCGAGTGAAGTCGTCTACACGGAGAATAAGCTCGAATTGCTCCGCTACGAGCCGCTCACTGAACACCAACATCCGGTGCCGGTTCTCATCGTCTACGCCCTCATCAACCGACCCTATATCCTCGACCTCCAGTCGGACCGGTCTATCGTCCGCCGGTTGCTAGAAGCTGGCCACGACGTGTACCTCATCGATTGGCACGAGCCATCACGACTCGACCGGTATCTCGGACTCCAAGATTACGTCAATCGCTACATCGACAACTGCGTCGATGAAGTGCGTGAGCGTTCCGGCCGGGACGCTATCAACGTCTTCGGATACTGCATGGGCGGTACCATGTCGACCATCTACGCCGCACTGCATCCGGAGAAAGTGAACGCGCTTGCCGTGATGGCCACCGGATTGTGCTTCGAAGACACCGGCGGCGTCCTCGAATTATGGGGAGACGAGAAGTACTACGACCCGCGGGTGGTGACCGACACGTACGGGAACGTACCTAGCGAATTCCTCGCTGCCGGGTTTGACTTGATGGACCCTGTGTCCAACAACGTCACAAAGTATGTGCATCTCTACGACCACCTCGAAAACGAGGATTTCGTTAAGAACTTCGCCAGGATGGAGCGGTGGCTCACCGATGGCGTCGACATGGCCGGAAAGGTCTACGCCGAATTTATCGAGGACATCTATCAGAACAATCTCCTGTACGAGAACGAACTGACCATCGGCGGCGAGCACGTCGACAGTACGAACATCGACATGCCACTCCTACAGATTCTCGGTGAACGCGACCATCTCGTTCTACCGGAGGCGAGCAAACCGTTCAACGACGTTGTCGCCTCCGATGACGTGACAACCATCGAGTACCCGAGTGGGCACGTCGGCCTCGCGATGTCTAACGGGGTTCACCGGGACGTCTGGCCCGAAGTCGCAGAATGGTTCCTCGAACAGTCCGAACACCCGATGCTTGCAGATATCATCGGCCAAGGTGTCGAGAAAGCGCTCGGCATCGACGTTGAAACCGACGTCACGGTGGGGGATGTAGACGAAATAGAGATCGGCATCGGAGACGAAAACAGCGAAATCGCGCGCGCCGTGGTTCGACGCGATGCGACGGCTATTGAGACATTCCTCGAGGACGTTCTCGATATCGAAGTCGGTCTGGATAGCGGACCGACTGGAATTGCTGTCAAGGTCAAGACGGACGAGGGTATCAAAACAACAGTCTTCGAAGATATCGGTGAGGCAATTCGGACCGAGGTCGAGGAGGCAGTCGAACACGTCGATGTTGCTGCGTCGTACGAACTCGAAGACGTCGAGGGTATTGGGCCGACGTATGCCGAGCGGCTTCGCTCCGCGGGAATCGATTCGGTTTCCGAACTCGCTATCTCCGAAAGTGCACACATCGCGGAAGTCGCCAAAACCAGCGAGAAACTGGCTGGGGGCTGGATCGGGCGGGCGCAGAAATTAGTCGGAGCAGAGGAATCCGTTAACGTTGGTAGAAAGAACCCCACCGGAGTGGACCGACAGCAGGGTACAGAAGATGACTGA
- a CDS encoding universal stress protein encodes MGTILLATDGSEYARQAAKRAIEFAEEQGETLHVICVVDQRRFDSPALSSAELATIYAEDNAALCVKEVAEMAEGSNVRVEGDSKHGIPHEVILDYADEVDADVIFIGEHGDHKGHFSGVGRKVLKESEEEVRVVGVES; translated from the coding sequence ATGGGTACCATCCTATTGGCCACCGATGGGAGCGAGTACGCGCGGCAGGCGGCCAAGCGGGCCATCGAATTCGCGGAAGAGCAGGGAGAAACGCTCCACGTCATCTGCGTCGTGGACCAGCGACGCTTCGACAGCCCTGCTCTCAGTTCGGCGGAACTGGCGACCATCTACGCAGAAGACAACGCCGCGCTATGCGTTAAAGAGGTGGCGGAAATGGCAGAAGGAAGCAACGTGCGCGTCGAAGGGGACTCCAAACACGGAATTCCCCATGAAGTCATTCTCGACTACGCTGATGAGGTAGACGCAGATGTCATCTTCATCGGGGAACACGGCGATCATAAAGGACACTTCTCGGGAGTCGGACGAAAGGTCCTCAAGGAGAGTGAGGAGGAAGTCCGAGTTGTCGGAGTCGAAAGCTAA
- a CDS encoding phosphopantetheine adenylyltransferase: protein MEQSERTALLGGTFTPIHNGHRALLHKAFQTASHDGGGDGHVIVGLTSTPLATQTRSDPTHANMLGSFEERRENLDAELDRMDDAYTASYEIIQLEDTRGPAATREEIDALVVSPEAKAQRRAYELNQQRVDAGLGPLEIHTPPFVVAEDGSRISSTRIRNGEMDIHGRILE, encoded by the coding sequence ATGGAACAATCCGAACGGACTGCGCTCCTTGGCGGCACGTTCACACCAATCCATAACGGCCATCGCGCACTCTTGCATAAGGCGTTTCAGACGGCCAGCCACGACGGGGGTGGAGACGGACACGTTATCGTTGGGCTCACCTCGACTCCCCTCGCCACACAAACACGGAGTGACCCAACGCACGCCAACATGCTCGGCTCTTTCGAGGAACGGCGTGAAAACCTCGATGCCGAACTCGACCGCATGGACGATGCCTATACTGCTTCCTACGAAATCATTCAGTTGGAGGACACTCGCGGCCCTGCTGCAACACGTGAGGAGATAGATGCGCTTGTCGTTTCGCCGGAGGCGAAAGCCCAGCGCCGGGCGTACGAACTCAATCAGCAACGCGTGGATGCTGGCCTTGGACCGCTCGAAATCCACACCCCGCCATTCGTCGTCGCCGAAGATGGGTCCCGAATTAGCAGCACCCGGATTCGGAATGGCGAGATGGATATCCACGGACGCATACTGGAGTAA
- a CDS encoding CBS domain-containing protein — translation MTTSVKTTTPDITAREVAVRLFKNEIGSLVVCRGSSPIGIVTEFDLTKLLATGGDLDATSVSDFMSDPLVTIEYDADITEAAKLLRAERIEHLPVTDGDELVGMLAAVDLSYYLPRISRPDPSSESRQEVKYSVHPETAFEEPGWEFECRCITRGHIVVGDVAEFTKTISEEDVERFAASSGDTNRLHLNDEYAEQTRFGRRIVHGTLVAGLISATLARLPGLTVYLSQDLSFHAPVEIGSRVTAVCEVIEDLGKDRFRLTTDVYTDDGTHAIGGEAIVLIDELPDTVDVEVEEVVD, via the coding sequence ATGACCACCAGTGTGAAGACGACCACACCGGATATAACGGCCCGCGAAGTCGCTGTCCGACTGTTCAAGAACGAAATCGGCTCGCTCGTCGTGTGTCGTGGTAGTTCGCCCATCGGTATCGTCACCGAGTTCGACCTCACCAAACTTCTCGCCACTGGTGGCGACCTCGACGCTACGTCCGTTTCCGATTTCATGTCCGATCCGCTCGTCACCATCGAATATGACGCGGATATCACGGAGGCTGCGAAGCTACTCCGAGCGGAGCGGATTGAGCACCTTCCCGTCACTGACGGCGACGAACTCGTCGGGATGCTTGCTGCTGTGGACCTCTCGTATTACTTACCACGAATCTCCCGCCCGGACCCGTCCTCAGAGTCGAGACAGGAGGTGAAGTACTCGGTTCACCCTGAGACGGCGTTCGAAGAGCCTGGGTGGGAATTCGAGTGCCGGTGTATCACCCGTGGTCACATTGTCGTCGGCGACGTCGCGGAGTTTACCAAGACGATAAGCGAGGAAGACGTCGAGCGATTTGCGGCTAGCAGTGGCGACACGAACCGCCTCCACCTCAACGACGAGTACGCCGAACAAACCCGGTTCGGGAGACGTATCGTTCACGGGACACTCGTGGCAGGGCTTATCAGTGCCACGCTCGCCCGACTCCCGGGTCTGACGGTCTACCTCTCTCAGGACCTCTCCTTCCACGCTCCCGTCGAAATCGGCAGTCGCGTCACAGCGGTCTGTGAGGTCATCGAAGACCTCGGTAAAGACCGGTTTAGGCTCACCACCGATGTCTACACCGACGATGGAACACACGCTATCGGAGGTGAAGCCATCGTCCTCATCGACGAACTTCCCGACACCGTCGACGTGGAGGTCGAAGAAGTCGTTGATTGA
- a CDS encoding cupredoxin domain-containing protein — protein sequence MKLSRRKVLKMSGVTLSALAGCNAPSADTSGESPTDTPTSSPTATPSPTTEATPTPTSTPTPNALDGEITVKGSEWVLEPDAFQGKVDQELTIHFENVGEVAHNLSVGEFPADERPVAEQDEAGTFIVKTDTIQPDETTSVVFTPESTGTFPYWCDVPGHREAGMVGEMTVTE from the coding sequence ATGAAACTCAGTCGACGAAAGGTTCTCAAAATGAGTGGCGTCACACTCAGTGCTCTCGCCGGTTGTAACGCTCCATCAGCGGATACGTCTGGTGAATCTCCCACCGACACGCCGACATCGTCACCAACTGCGACGCCGTCACCGACTACAGAAGCCACTCCAACCCCAACTTCAACTCCAACACCAAACGCACTCGACGGCGAAATAACTGTGAAAGGTTCAGAGTGGGTGCTCGAACCTGATGCCTTCCAGGGGAAAGTTGATCAGGAACTGACCATCCACTTTGAGAACGTCGGGGAAGTGGCCCATAACCTTTCCGTTGGGGAGTTCCCGGCAGACGAGCGACCGGTCGCCGAGCAGGACGAAGCGGGAACATTCATAGTCAAGACTGACACGATACAGCCGGATGAAACTACGTCCGTCGTATTCACCCCTGAGTCAACCGGGACGTTCCCCTACTGGTGTGACGTCCCGGGCCACCGGGAAGCCGGTATGGTGGGTGAGATGACGGTCACGGAGTAG
- a CDS encoding winged helix-turn-helix transcriptional regulator, with the protein MSERPDRIPEWCRGEEWCSVTATASLLGRKWKPVIVDRLLKNGACGFSELEGLINGISGKALSNNLKELEEDEIVNRSVISERPYRVEYALTDRGRDLEPLIVAMREWGSAHFGPDSKKDNP; encoded by the coding sequence ATGAGCGAACGCCCAGACCGTATTCCCGAATGGTGTCGAGGTGAGGAGTGGTGTTCGGTTACCGCAACTGCCTCCCTGCTCGGTCGGAAATGGAAACCGGTAATCGTCGACCGACTCCTGAAAAATGGTGCCTGTGGGTTCAGCGAACTCGAGGGATTAATCAACGGTATCTCGGGGAAGGCACTCTCGAACAACCTCAAGGAACTCGAAGAGGACGAAATCGTGAACAGGTCGGTCATCAGCGAGCGACCCTACCGAGTGGAGTACGCGCTGACCGACCGGGGACGCGACCTCGAACCACTGATTGTCGCGATGCGAGAGTGGGGGTCTGCCCACTTCGGGCCGGATTCGAAAAAGGATAACCCGTAA
- a CDS encoding PAS domain S-box protein: MPPASTFDESFFQEVVFSPGEGILSIDDGGVVVFTSQPIERILGYGPDELVGGPVDRLFPPEHEDPLETIRREAKRASTGVDDTTTNITLVHADGRNISVDFSADSTEYDETRFFTLRIRAWRVHEDQRPPPVVESRPPKANRRFPQKVFRHSNEAILVFDTNSDEIVECNPRACERFGYSREELLSFSPSNLYSDEEAFTAFIEEVLEDGSSWTNELNCRASDGETFPTEISATLLYVDGEPHVLVFARDVSERREQQREVEQYRTIVEAVGEGIYAADDEFRFTVVNEGTAELTGYTKDELIGTPLTHLLAGEVDQVDRSEYEALLTGERYTVVDAESARTARDELLESDRGVMRVEAPIYTKDGEIVPLEIRFSELPTEPDGDFQGTTGVLIDVSEHKEYERRLGALNGASQELTQATDRDAIAWAALNAVERILGFDVSCIRTFNSETNSLEPTAVTDAARQLIDVRPAFDLEVTLAGRAYRNGESIVHQPSSNESFSGDEASLHLPLGRHGTLSVFTESADGFTEADVQIAEVLSATVTSHFERAERERELQKSEAECRDQRDQLDTLNRINALVQNLIGELIEAGMRETIEERVCQQLAASSLYEYAWIAEVGVTGEDVVVKTGAGIEEGYLDALDNMSVSQLGKGTVEQAIETGEINVVRQYLIEDEADDADELEVTAAVALQYGARVYGVLVVNATREDAFSKQAQAGLEVLGDAIGFTINAIQSKELLLSDEIVELEFTVSDARNVPVYFSEKLGCRCRLEGTTLNGEGNYLCYIRVEGTSVEDALEVADRMDSITDARLIQEHDNECLLEVVRAESVPDAMIDIGASIRSADADNGEGTVILEAPQTADIRKVVQAFQSFYPDSELVAKREVDRSVQTAAEFRDEVDDRLTDKQRMAAKSAYYAGYFDWPRESTAEDVAELMGISSATFHQHIRKAERKLMASLFGDTHEHSE, translated from the coding sequence ATGCCACCCGCATCCACGTTTGACGAGTCCTTCTTCCAGGAGGTGGTGTTCAGTCCGGGTGAGGGTATACTTTCGATTGACGACGGGGGGGTCGTCGTGTTCACTAGTCAGCCAATCGAACGGATTTTAGGCTACGGTCCGGACGAATTGGTTGGCGGACCGGTCGACCGTCTCTTCCCACCGGAGCACGAGGACCCACTTGAGACGATTCGACGCGAGGCCAAACGGGCATCTACAGGAGTCGATGACACGACAACAAATATAACACTCGTACACGCCGACGGACGCAACATATCCGTGGATTTTTCTGCTGATTCGACCGAATACGACGAGACACGCTTTTTCACGCTTCGCATACGTGCTTGGCGGGTCCACGAAGACCAACGACCTCCTCCTGTGGTCGAAAGCCGTCCCCCGAAAGCAAACAGGAGATTCCCACAGAAGGTATTCAGGCACAGCAATGAAGCGATACTCGTCTTCGACACGAACAGCGACGAAATCGTAGAGTGTAATCCCCGGGCGTGTGAACGATTTGGCTATTCGCGCGAGGAACTCCTGTCGTTCAGTCCGTCGAACCTCTATTCCGACGAGGAGGCTTTTACTGCGTTTATCGAGGAAGTACTGGAGGACGGATCCAGTTGGACTAACGAACTCAATTGCCGCGCTTCCGACGGCGAGACGTTCCCGACAGAAATCTCAGCTACCCTCCTCTACGTTGACGGCGAGCCGCATGTGCTGGTATTCGCTCGCGATGTCTCCGAACGACGAGAGCAGCAACGAGAAGTAGAGCAGTACCGAACAATAGTCGAGGCGGTCGGAGAAGGAATCTACGCCGCCGACGATGAGTTCCGGTTTACGGTTGTCAACGAAGGCACCGCTGAGTTGACGGGCTACACGAAAGACGAACTAATCGGAACCCCGCTGACACACCTCCTCGCAGGGGAAGTCGACCAGGTCGACAGAAGCGAGTACGAAGCGTTGCTGACTGGCGAACGATACACCGTTGTCGACGCCGAGTCCGCTCGTACCGCCCGCGACGAACTCCTTGAATCCGACAGAGGCGTCATGAGAGTTGAAGCGCCCATCTATACGAAAGATGGTGAAATCGTGCCGCTGGAAATCCGATTCAGTGAACTCCCGACGGAGCCAGATGGAGACTTTCAGGGAACGACAGGAGTTCTGATAGACGTCTCCGAGCACAAAGAGTACGAACGCCGTCTGGGTGCGCTCAACGGAGCAAGTCAAGAGTTGACCCAAGCGACGGATCGCGATGCCATCGCTTGGGCCGCCCTCAACGCAGTCGAGCGAATCCTCGGATTTGACGTCAGTTGCATCCGTACATTCAACTCCGAAACGAACTCTCTCGAACCGACTGCTGTCACCGACGCCGCCCGACAGTTAATCGACGTCCGACCCGCCTTCGACCTCGAGGTTACTCTCGCTGGTCGTGCCTATCGGAACGGTGAGTCAATAGTTCATCAACCTAGCTCTAACGAGTCTTTCTCCGGTGACGAGGCGAGTCTCCACCTCCCGCTCGGAAGGCACGGGACACTCTCGGTGTTCACCGAATCGGCAGATGGGTTCACAGAGGCGGATGTCCAGATTGCGGAGGTGCTTTCTGCGACAGTCACATCCCACTTTGAGCGCGCCGAGCGAGAACGAGAACTTCAGAAGAGCGAAGCGGAGTGCCGCGACCAGCGCGACCAACTCGATACGCTCAACCGTATCAACGCACTCGTCCAGAACCTTATCGGGGAGCTAATCGAGGCGGGGATGCGTGAAACAATAGAAGAACGCGTCTGTCAGCAACTGGCGGCTTCGAGTCTCTACGAGTACGCTTGGATTGCGGAGGTGGGGGTGACCGGTGAGGATGTCGTAGTCAAGACGGGTGCAGGCATCGAGGAGGGGTACCTCGACGCACTCGACAACATGTCGGTGTCTCAGTTGGGAAAGGGCACAGTAGAGCAGGCCATCGAGACGGGCGAGATAAACGTCGTCCGACAGTATCTGATAGAAGACGAAGCCGACGACGCGGATGAACTCGAAGTAACCGCTGCAGTAGCCCTCCAGTACGGTGCTCGTGTCTACGGCGTTTTGGTCGTGAACGCGACGCGGGAAGATGCATTCTCCAAGCAGGCACAGGCTGGTCTGGAGGTCCTCGGAGACGCTATCGGGTTCACGATAAACGCCATCCAGAGTAAGGAACTCCTCCTCTCGGACGAAATCGTCGAACTCGAGTTTACGGTCAGCGATGCGAGGAACGTTCCCGTCTATTTCTCCGAGAAACTCGGCTGTCGCTGTCGACTTGAGGGGACTACCCTGAACGGAGAAGGGAATTATCTCTGTTATATTCGCGTCGAAGGAACCTCAGTCGAGGACGCTCTGGAGGTAGCCGACCGCATGGATTCTATCACAGACGCTCGTCTCATCCAAGAACACGACAACGAGTGCCTGCTCGAAGTGGTCAGGGCAGAGTCCGTGCCGGATGCGATGATAGATATCGGCGCGAGCATCCGGTCGGCAGATGCCGACAACGGCGAGGGAACCGTCATTCTCGAAGCACCCCAGACGGCGGATATCCGGAAGGTCGTCCAAGCGTTCCAGAGTTTCTATCCCGACTCGGAATTGGTCGCAAAGCGCGAAGTCGATCGCTCGGTTCAGACGGCCGCCGAGTTCCGAGACGAGGTCGACGACCGACTTACGGACAAACAACGGATGGCGGCTAAATCGGCGTACTACGCCGGCTACTTCGATTGGCCCCGAGAGAGCACTGCAGAGGACGTTGCCGAGTTAATGGGTATCTCTTCGGCAACCTTCCATCAACACATTCGGAAAGCCGAACGGAAACTGATGGCATCGCTCTTCGGGGACACACACGAACACTCCGAATAA
- a CDS encoding helix-turn-helix transcriptional regulator, producing MSTNSRIDPDDVVDAVARRADVIQRLLDGPQYNRDIRESLGVSRSTAYKAIRELEELGLARRGDSGYELTAAGYLLFEEYQRFRSRVEVICRPAQLLAILPTDIDLDVEVLEGAEVSFAERHAPNRPVTMIGDAIRDADVLRGTGPVVLPSYVDLFHEQFIAGKLEAELVFERAAFNHLATDYADQFAEAVESDVLKVQVTDEELPFGLLVIEEPTPKVGIIVYDRGGELRGFILNDSERAVEWGKEKWEQYRAEATPATPGGS from the coding sequence ATGTCTACGAACAGCCGAATCGATCCCGACGATGTAGTTGATGCCGTGGCACGCCGTGCGGACGTCATTCAACGGCTGCTGGACGGCCCCCAATATAATCGGGATATTCGTGAATCTCTCGGTGTATCACGCTCTACCGCGTACAAAGCCATTCGCGAACTCGAAGAACTGGGTCTTGCCCGAAGAGGAGACAGCGGGTACGAACTCACGGCGGCTGGCTACCTTCTGTTCGAGGAATACCAACGGTTCCGAAGTCGAGTCGAAGTTATCTGTCGTCCGGCCCAGTTGCTCGCAATTCTTCCGACGGATATCGACCTCGATGTCGAGGTTCTTGAAGGCGCTGAGGTGTCATTCGCCGAGCGACACGCACCAAACCGGCCGGTAACGATGATTGGGGATGCGATCCGTGATGCTGACGTGTTGCGGGGGACCGGTCCAGTGGTCCTGCCAAGTTACGTTGACCTTTTCCACGAACAGTTCATCGCTGGCAAACTCGAAGCCGAGTTAGTTTTCGAACGGGCCGCATTTAACCACCTTGCCACTGACTACGCTGACCAATTTGCGGAGGCCGTCGAAAGCGATGTTCTCAAAGTCCAAGTGACAGACGAGGAACTCCCGTTCGGATTGCTAGTTATCGAGGAACCAACCCCGAAGGTAGGCATTATCGTGTACGACCGTGGGGGAGAACTCAGAGGATTCATTCTGAACGACTCCGAACGCGCGGTCGAGTGGGGCAAAGAGAAGTGGGAACAGTATCGAGCGGAGGCGACCCCCGCTACGCCCGGAGGCAGTTGA
- a CDS encoding DUF7576 family protein encodes MSRHSTMHYRGRQIDHCASCGEIIDVSEWHPTKARTTDGETEIYSFCSERCRNQWTGR; translated from the coding sequence ATGAGCAGACATAGCACAATGCACTACCGAGGACGGCAGATTGACCACTGCGCCTCCTGTGGTGAGATCATCGATGTCTCCGAGTGGCACCCCACGAAAGCCAGAACGACCGACGGGGAGACGGAGATCTACAGCTTCTGTAGCGAGCGCTGTCGTAACCAGTGGACGGGTCGCTAA